A segment of the Parasynechococcus marenigrum WH 8102 genome:
ACCAAGAGCTTGCAGCAAGCATTGGAAAACTGGTCTGAGACAAGTCCTGACCCGGCGACAGCTCAGCGGGATCAATATCCAACCAACGGATCGGACAGCCCAATTCATCGAGAACCAACCAGGCAGCCGCCAGATCCCAGATCTTTGGGGTGGCCTCAAGGGCAGCAATGGTCTGCCCCATCGCCACGCTCACCAGATTGAGGCTGGCCACGCCGAACAGCCGGATCTTTCCAGGAAAAGGCTGATTTGGTTTTCGCTGCAACACACGGATCGAACGACTGCACAACGACACACAGGCGCTGTTGACGTGCTGGCGGGTCGCTGTGGTCAACGACTGTTCATTGCGCATGACACCACGCCCCCGCAACGCCACGAAGCGCTGACCCAGGGCAGGAACATCAAGGAACACCTCACTGGGGCGGCCATCAACAAAACGCGCCACGGAGATTGCCCACACTGGAATATCCGTCGCGAAGTTCGTGGTGCCATCCAGAGGGTCCACAACCCAGTAAGCCCTGCTCTGGGGAACACGCTGGGACCCCTCTTCACTGAGAACGCCCTCACCGGGTGCAATCGAGGCCAGTCCCTTGACCAGCTCTGCATCACTCCAGCGATCACAGGCCGTGATCAATGTGCCGTCTGGTTTGACATCAGAAATGATATTGCCGAAATCCGAGCGCTGACGCTCTGCAATGCGATCCAGCAACTGATGAATGGCGCTCAGTTGTTCTGAACTGAGTACCGACGTCACCACAGGGGCTACACAGGCTAGGGGATTGCTTCAGTCTGACCTGCGACGGCACCCATCTGGCAAGCAGTTTTCAGGGGTGTGGGTTCAATCGGAATCACCATGCCCTCAGCTTCCGGCTTTTGCGCAGGGAGTGTGTTGGCAGGGCAGGCAATCAATGCATCAAGACCCGTGCGACGCTGCAGTTGAGCCAAGCTTGTGTTGTATTCGCGTATCGCGCGGGCATAGCGGATCTCAGCGTTGGTGAGATCGCGCTGGTTGTCTACGACTTCCCGCTGTGTGCTGACACCCGCCTGCACCCGCAGTTGAGACAACCGCAGTGACTCTCGGGAGGACAAGACTTCACTCGATGTGGTCTCGATGTTCTGGATGGCTGAGCGCAGGTTGATGAAGCTCTGCTCAACCTCAAACCGGATGCCATCACGTGTCGACGCAAAGTTGTAGGCGCTCTCCTCGGCGGCTCGCTTGAAACGGCGGTACTCAGCCCTGGCCCGTCCACCATCAAAGAGTCGCCAGGTTGCCGTTAAAGCGGTGGTGTTCTGGGCACCCCAGGTGTAATCGTCCATGTCGATGTCTCCGAGCGAGCTCACACCGGACTGTCCTTCGCTGCGGAAACTGGTTGTGGTGTTGACGAAACTGAGTACCGGCTGGACTGCAGCCAAGGAAGAATTAGCTCTGCTGTTGTCAATTGAGATATCAAGAATCAACTGATCAAGTTCTTCTCGATAGTTGTAGGCGGCGACGATGCTCTCTTGTAAAGAGGGCTCCCACAATCCCAGGGGGGCTGACGGTGTAGCCGCTGTTGGGGTGATGTCCTGAGGCAGTGCAAGTTCACGGGCCAAGCCGCGACGGGCAAGATCCTGTGATGCGAGACGATCTGTGAGCAGGTTGCGGTCTCGAGCCAACTGCGTCTCAGCTTCGAGCACCTCCAGCTTGGTGTTGACACCCGCGTTGAAGCGGGCTCTGGCATCTCGGAGGCTCACCAGAGACGCTCGAACCGATGCCTGTCCAATCCGAACCCCTTCATCAGCCTCCTGCAGTTGGAAATATGAAGAAGCGGTTTGGAGACGCAGGTCCCGCAGGGCAATCAAATATGCATCTCGAGATTGCTCGTAGGCGTCACGTTGTGATGCGATCTCAGGGACACGTGCAGGGTCAATGATGTCCCAGCGGACACTCAGGCTGACATCAGCACGCTTTTCGCGATCGTAAGTTTCATTTTCACCAGCGATGCCGGGGACGAAATCTGGATTTCGATAGTTGTATGACTTCAGATAACTCGGAAGACCGTTAGCTGACAGATCAACCGTGGGGTACCACGCTGAAATCGCTGCGCGCAATGACGACTTGGCCTGATCAACCTGGCTAGCAGCGGCCTTCAGAGATGGGCTGTTGACCTCGGCCAACGTCAGAGCTTCATCCAACGTCAGCGGACGGAGCTCGTGAATTCGAACCTGATCAGGACTGTCAGGGAGAGCAAGGCTGGGGGGAGTCCCAAGATCCCGGAGCTCAGCCGGCATCTCGGTAGCAGCAGCAGGGATGACCGATGAATCCGATTGAGGACGCTCTCCCTTCAAATCGAGCGCGTTTGGAAGGGTGGTTTGATCCACCAACGCTGAGGTGGAGGATGTCGGTTCGTCCTGACTAAATCCAGGAGTTGGAGCTGCCGCCAGAACACCAGCAGTCAGGACAACAGTTGCGGTGAACCGACGCACAGCATTTCGCTATCTGGGCGGAGCATAGGGAGTTTTTCCTAGTCAACCGAGAACGGAGGCCACGATGTCAGCCGCCCCATAAACAATCCGGACCGGAACCGGCAGCTGCTGTCGCAGCTCTTCCAGGCTCATGTCGTCGAGGAATACAGGCTGTCCCTGCCGCAGCATCACCGACGGCAAGAGCAGCTCATCCCCGAGATCCAGCCCGGCCAAACCACTCAACAGGTCTTCTCCCGTGAGCAGACCGGTCACCACCTGATCCTGCCCCCAATAGGGACTGGGCAAGCCCAGCAACTGGAGATCAACCCCTTCAACACGATTGAGGCGGTCGCAAACCGGACGCAACGCCGATGCCACGATGCGACCCACCACCCAGGTGCAACGGCGCGGTTGTTGGATCCGTTGCGGCAGATTCTGGGTGGCCTGATCCAACGCCTCGAGAAAGGCCCGGATGGTGCCCACGCCGTTTTCCTGCTGGGGAAGGTCTTCGTAGTCAGGTCGTGGCGGCAGGGCTTGCCCAGCCATCAGGTACCACTCATCCGACAACCAGGCAAAACGGCTGCCGAGGCGCGCCTGAAA
Coding sequences within it:
- a CDS encoding inositol monophosphatase family protein; protein product: MVTSVLSSEQLSAIHQLLDRIAERQRSDFGNIISDVKPDGTLITACDRWSDAELVKGLASIAPGEGVLSEEGSQRVPQSRAYWVVDPLDGTTNFATDIPVWAISVARFVDGRPSEVFLDVPALGQRFVALRGRGVMRNEQSLTTATRQHVNSACVSLCSRSIRVLQRKPNQPFPGKIRLFGVASLNLVSVAMGQTIAALEATPKIWDLAAAWLVLDELGCPIRWLDIDPAELSPGQDLSQTSFPMLAASSWSELARFLPWGEALLQP
- a CDS encoding TolC family protein, which codes for MRRFTATVVLTAGVLAAAPTPGFSQDEPTSSTSALVDQTTLPNALDLKGERPQSDSSVIPAAATEMPAELRDLGTPPSLALPDSPDQVRIHELRPLTLDEALTLAEVNSPSLKAAASQVDQAKSSLRAAISAWYPTVDLSANGLPSYLKSYNYRNPDFVPGIAGENETYDREKRADVSLSVRWDIIDPARVPEIASQRDAYEQSRDAYLIALRDLRLQTASSYFQLQEADEGVRIGQASVRASLVSLRDARARFNAGVNTKLEVLEAETQLARDRNLLTDRLASQDLARRGLARELALPQDITPTAATPSAPLGLWEPSLQESIVAAYNYREELDQLILDISIDNSRANSSLAAVQPVLSFVNTTTSFRSEGQSGVSSLGDIDMDDYTWGAQNTTALTATWRLFDGGRARAEYRRFKRAAEESAYNFASTRDGIRFEVEQSFINLRSAIQNIETTSSEVLSSRESLRLSQLRVQAGVSTQREVVDNQRDLTNAEIRYARAIREYNTSLAQLQRRTGLDALIACPANTLPAQKPEAEGMVIPIEPTPLKTACQMGAVAGQTEAIP